Proteins co-encoded in one Nitratireductor kimnyeongensis genomic window:
- a CDS encoding cis-3-hydroxy-L-proline dehydratase: MNITAIRVHQVDLPLKEGRYSWSNGNFVEVFDSTVVAIETDTGLTGYAECCPLGSAYLPSYARGVRAGLEEIAPKLIGLDPSNLGLVNRTMDAALNGHPYVKAPLDIACWDLLGKASGLPLVTLLGGHAQDEVRLYRAISQEDPETMAKKIAGYKAEGYTKFQLKVGGNADDDIARIRACREILDDTDILVADANTGWTRHEAARVVDAVADLDVYIEQPCPTYDECLSIRRRTAKPFVMDENITGLDMLVRGLADDAFDVINLKISKVGGLSKARTMRDVCLAHGIPMTIEDTWGGDIVTAAIAHLAQSTPSDFVFSATDFNSYGTKTIAANAPNRVNGGMKAPSGLGLGIEPDFETLGAPVLSFGKGA; encoded by the coding sequence ATGAACATCACAGCTATCCGCGTCCATCAGGTCGACCTGCCGCTAAAGGAAGGGCGCTACTCATGGTCGAATGGAAACTTCGTCGAAGTCTTCGATTCCACCGTCGTCGCCATCGAGACGGATACGGGCCTCACCGGCTATGCCGAATGCTGTCCGCTGGGTTCGGCCTATCTGCCGTCCTATGCGCGCGGTGTGCGGGCTGGCCTTGAGGAGATCGCGCCAAAGCTGATCGGCCTCGACCCCAGCAATCTCGGTCTCGTCAACCGAACGATGGATGCCGCGCTCAACGGGCATCCCTATGTGAAAGCGCCGCTCGACATCGCCTGTTGGGATCTTCTCGGCAAAGCAAGTGGCCTGCCGCTGGTCACGCTTCTGGGCGGCCATGCACAGGACGAAGTGCGCCTCTATCGCGCCATCTCGCAGGAAGATCCGGAAACGATGGCGAAGAAGATCGCCGGCTACAAGGCCGAGGGCTACACCAAGTTCCAGCTCAAGGTCGGCGGCAATGCGGATGACGACATTGCCCGAATCCGCGCCTGCCGCGAAATCCTGGACGATACGGACATTCTCGTGGCCGACGCCAACACCGGCTGGACTCGCCATGAGGCAGCACGCGTGGTCGATGCGGTGGCCGATCTCGATGTTTATATCGAGCAGCCATGCCCCACCTATGATGAATGCCTGTCGATCCGCCGCCGCACGGCAAAGCCTTTCGTGATGGATGAAAACATCACCGGCCTGGATATGCTCGTGCGCGGTCTGGCCGACGACGCATTCGACGTCATCAACCTGAAAATCTCCAAGGTCGGCGGCCTCTCGAAGGCGCGCACCATGCGCGATGTGTGTCTCGCACACGGCATCCCCATGACCATCGAAGACACATGGGGCGGTGACATCGTCACCGCCGCAATAGCGCATCTTGCGCAGTCCACGCCGTCCGACTTCGTCTTTTCGGCAACGGATTTCAACTCCTACGGCACCAAAACCATCGCCGCCAATGCACCGAACCGCGTCAATGGTGGCATGAAAGCGCCGTCAGGGTTGGGTCTTGGCATCGAGCCTGATTTCGAAACGCTTGGCGCACCGGTTCTGTCGTTTGGAAAAGGCGCCTGA
- a CDS encoding trans-3-hydroxy-L-proline dehydratase — protein MRSSRAIHIVSCHAEGEVGDVIVGGVLPPPGDTLWDQRNFIARDEKLRNFVLNEPRGGVFRHVNLLVPPKNPAADMGFIIMEPEDTPPISGSNSICVATVLLDTGIVLMTEPETNLVLEAPGGLVQVVAECRNGKAERIRVTNVPSFADRLDAPLEVAGLGTITVDTAYGGDSFVIADAAALGFSVRPDEARDLAETGAKITRAANEQLGFTHPDNPEWDHISFCQLTLPVEETAEGLIGRNTVVIRPAKLDRSPTGTGCSARMAVLHARGRMKTGDRFTGVSVLGSRFDCRIVSETFSGDKPAIIPEIAGRGWVTGTHQLMLDPSDPWPEGYRISDTWVDI, from the coding sequence GTGCGTTCCAGCCGGGCAATCCACATCGTTTCCTGTCATGCCGAGGGCGAGGTCGGCGACGTGATTGTCGGCGGCGTGCTCCCTCCGCCCGGGGATACGCTGTGGGATCAGCGCAATTTCATCGCCCGCGATGAAAAACTGCGCAATTTCGTGCTCAATGAACCGCGCGGTGGTGTCTTCCGGCATGTCAATCTTCTCGTTCCGCCGAAGAACCCGGCAGCGGATATGGGCTTCATCATCATGGAGCCGGAAGACACGCCGCCCATATCCGGTTCCAACTCCATCTGTGTTGCCACCGTGCTGCTCGATACGGGCATCGTGCTCATGACAGAGCCCGAGACAAATCTCGTTCTGGAAGCGCCAGGCGGTCTGGTCCAGGTTGTCGCCGAATGCCGCAATGGCAAGGCCGAGCGCATTCGTGTCACCAACGTCCCCTCCTTCGCAGACCGTCTCGACGCGCCCCTGGAGGTTGCCGGGCTCGGCACGATCACGGTCGATACCGCCTATGGCGGTGACAGTTTCGTGATCGCCGATGCCGCCGCACTCGGCTTTTCCGTCAGGCCGGATGAAGCCCGCGATCTGGCCGAAACCGGCGCGAAGATCACAAGGGCTGCCAATGAGCAGCTTGGCTTCACCCATCCCGACAACCCGGAATGGGATCACATCTCCTTCTGCCAGCTCACCCTTCCGGTGGAGGAAACCGCGGAGGGGCTGATCGGCCGCAACACGGTCGTCATCCGCCCGGCCAAGCTCGACCGGTCGCCGACCGGCACCGGATGCTCCGCGCGTATGGCTGTGTTGCATGCGCGCGGACGCATGAAGACAGGGGATCGCTTCACGGGCGTGTCGGTGCTGGGCTCGCGTTTTGACTGCCGCATCGTGAGCGAAACTTTTTCAGGAGATAAGCCGGCTATCATACCGGAGATTGCCGGGCGGGGGTGGGTCACCGGCACGCATCAACTGATGCTCGACCCGTCCGATCCATGGCCTGAAGGGTATCGAATCTCGGACACCTGGGTCGATATCTAA
- the rpsU gene encoding 30S ribosomal protein S21: MQVIVRDNNVDQALKVLKKKMQREGVFREMKSRRSYEKPSEKRARQRAEAVRRARKLARKQAQREGLLPKKRRAA; the protein is encoded by the coding sequence TTGCAGGTTATCGTTCGCGACAACAATGTCGATCAGGCCCTTAAAGTGCTCAAGAAGAAGATGCAGCGCGAGGGTGTTTTCCGGGAGATGAAGTCCCGCCGTTCTTATGAAAAGCCATCGGAAAAGCGCGCACGTCAACGTGCCGAAGCTGTCCGCCGCGCACGCAAGCTGGCCCGTAAACAGGCCCAGCGCGAAGGCCTTCTGCCGAAGAAGCGCCGCGCAGCCTGA
- a CDS encoding aldehyde dehydrogenase family protein, producing the protein MALSETGTNHFKNYIAGEWIEGDSQVENINPSDTRDIVGLAARSGTADLDRAIDAAHDAAAGWARSTPQQRFDVLDAVGSEIIARKDELGRLLSREEGKTLAEGIGEVVRAGQVFKFFAGEAVRLPGERLDSIRPGVEVDMRREPMGVIGMITPWNFPIAIPAWKIAPALAYGNAVVLKPAELVPGSAWALTEILSRAGLPEGVFNLVAGRGSELGPRMIENPKVRAISFTGSVPTGRGIAAACGQHLKKVQLEMGGKNPLVVLDDADLDVAVGAALNGAFFSTGQRCTASSRLVVAEGIHDRFVSALTEKLKTLIVGDALDPKTQMGPVVDEKQLEQNLSYVEIAGQEGGKLAIGGERLTLEKPGFYMAPALFTETSNDMRINREEVFGPVASVIRVKDYEEALHVANDTSFGLSSGICTTSLKYASDFKQKSQAGMVMVNLPTAGVDYNVPFGGTKGSSFGSREQGRYAVEFYTTVKTAYTQP; encoded by the coding sequence ATGGCACTCAGCGAAACAGGCACCAACCATTTCAAAAATTACATTGCCGGCGAGTGGATCGAAGGCGACAGCCAGGTCGAAAACATAAACCCGTCCGATACGCGCGATATAGTTGGTCTGGCAGCCCGTTCGGGCACTGCCGATCTCGACCGCGCCATCGATGCGGCACATGATGCGGCCGCGGGCTGGGCGCGCTCCACTCCGCAGCAGCGCTTTGATGTGCTCGACGCAGTGGGCAGCGAGATCATTGCCCGCAAGGACGAACTTGGCCGGCTTCTCTCCCGCGAGGAAGGCAAGACGCTGGCGGAAGGCATCGGCGAGGTTGTCCGCGCCGGTCAGGTGTTCAAGTTCTTCGCAGGCGAAGCGGTTCGCCTGCCGGGCGAGCGTCTCGATTCCATCCGTCCCGGCGTCGAGGTGGACATGCGGCGCGAGCCCATGGGCGTGATCGGCATGATCACCCCGTGGAACTTCCCCATCGCCATCCCGGCGTGGAAGATTGCCCCCGCGCTCGCCTATGGCAATGCGGTCGTGTTGAAGCCCGCAGAGCTGGTGCCCGGGTCTGCCTGGGCGTTGACGGAAATCCTGTCGCGCGCCGGCCTGCCTGAAGGCGTGTTCAATCTGGTTGCGGGCCGCGGTTCCGAGCTTGGCCCGCGCATGATCGAAAACCCGAAGGTCCGCGCAATCTCCTTCACCGGTTCCGTGCCCACCGGTCGCGGCATCGCGGCCGCCTGTGGGCAGCATTTGAAAAAGGTTCAGCTTGAAATGGGCGGCAAGAACCCGCTGGTGGTTCTGGATGATGCCGATCTCGACGTGGCAGTCGGCGCCGCACTCAACGGCGCATTCTTCTCCACCGGCCAGCGCTGCACGGCTTCCAGCCGCCTCGTCGTAGCGGAGGGCATTCACGACCGTTTCGTCTCCGCATTGACCGAAAAGCTCAAGACCCTCATCGTCGGCGATGCGCTCGACCCCAAGACCCAGATGGGCCCGGTGGTCGATGAAAAGCAGCTTGAGCAGAACCTCTCCTATGTCGAGATCGCTGGACAGGAAGGCGGAAAGCTCGCCATCGGCGGCGAACGCCTGACGCTGGAGAAGCCCGGCTTCTACATGGCGCCCGCACTCTTCACCGAAACCAGCAACGATATGCGCATCAACCGCGAAGAGGTTTTCGGTCCTGTCGCCAGCGTCATCCGTGTCAAGGATTACGAGGAGGCGTTGCACGTCGCCAACGACACGAGCTTTGGCCTCTCCTCGGGCATCTGCACCACCTCGCTCAAATATGCGAGCGATTTCAAGCAGAAGTCGCAGGCTGGCATGGTCATGGTCAATCTGCCGACCGCCGGTGTCGACTACAACGTGCCTTTCGGCGGTACCAAGGGCTCGAGCTTCGGTTCACGTGAGCAGGGACGTTACGCTGTCGAGTTCTACACGACGGTGAAAACGGCCTACACCCAGCCCTGA
- a CDS encoding DUF934 domain-containing protein, translated as MNGTQPKLWDGGAFRKNIWQKREEALAPADDEHVILPLAAYLELKENTREGATEQIGVELQPGEALDLLLPHLERLPLVALSFPAFADGRSYSKAELLRTRHGYRGEIRATGDVLIDQVAHMFRVGFSTLEIVNPFTISQLEAGKEAGIPLYYQPAAKAAAAPASYAWRRISA; from the coding sequence ATGAACGGAACGCAGCCAAAGCTCTGGGATGGCGGGGCATTTCGCAAGAACATCTGGCAGAAACGTGAAGAGGCCTTGGCACCGGCGGACGACGAGCATGTTATCCTGCCGCTGGCTGCATATCTTGAACTCAAGGAAAACACGCGCGAGGGTGCCACAGAGCAAATCGGCGTCGAACTGCAGCCGGGCGAAGCGCTGGATCTTCTCTTGCCGCATCTTGAGCGCCTTCCGCTGGTGGCACTGTCGTTCCCCGCCTTTGCCGACGGGCGCAGCTATTCCAAGGCAGAACTGCTGCGCACCCGCCACGGGTATCGCGGGGAAATCCGGGCAACGGGGGACGTGTTGATCGACCAGGTCGCCCATATGTTCCGGGTCGGGTTCTCGACGCTCGAGATCGTCAATCCTTTCACAATCAGCCAACTGGAGGCTGGAAAAGAAGCGGGTATCCCGCTTTACTATCAGCCGGCAGCGAAGGCAGCGGCCGCCCCTGCATCCTATGCGTGGAGGCGTATTTCCGCCTGA
- a CDS encoding 4-hydroxyproline epimerase gives MAVSTFTCIDGHTCGNPVRVVAGGGPQLQGSTMLERRAHFLSEYDWIRTGLMFEPRGHDMMSGSILYPPTREDCDIGILFIETSGCLPMCGHGTIGTITIGIENGLIRPREPGVVRLDTPAGLVVAEYEQNDRFVEKVRLTNVPAFVHATGLTAEVEGLGEITVDVAYGGNFYAIVEPQAAFEDMANHTAGELIGWSPKLRAALNAKYEFVHPEKPDIKDLSHILWTGKPTRPEVHARNAVFYGDKAIDRSPCGTGTSARMAHWHAKGLLKPGDDFVHESIIGSMFEGRVEAETQVASKPAIVPSVAGWARVTGYNTIMIDDRDPYAHGFVVV, from the coding sequence ATGGCGGTCAGCACGTTCACCTGCATTGATGGACACACATGCGGAAACCCGGTTCGGGTCGTGGCCGGCGGCGGTCCGCAGCTTCAGGGCTCCACCATGCTGGAGCGCCGCGCGCATTTTCTCTCCGAATATGACTGGATCCGCACCGGTCTGATGTTCGAGCCACGCGGCCATGACATGATGTCCGGCTCCATCCTCTATCCGCCCACGCGCGAGGATTGCGACATCGGCATCCTCTTCATCGAAACGTCGGGCTGCCTGCCCATGTGCGGGCATGGCACGATCGGTACCATCACCATCGGCATCGAAAACGGCCTCATCCGTCCGCGCGAGCCCGGTGTGGTCCGCCTTGATACCCCGGCGGGCCTTGTCGTCGCGGAATATGAGCAGAACGATCGTTTCGTGGAAAAGGTGCGCCTCACCAATGTGCCTGCCTTCGTTCATGCGACCGGACTGACAGCGGAGGTCGAGGGGCTTGGCGAAATCACGGTCGATGTCGCCTATGGCGGCAATTTCTACGCCATCGTCGAGCCGCAGGCGGCCTTCGAGGATATGGCGAACCACACGGCGGGCGAGCTCATTGGCTGGAGCCCAAAACTGCGCGCTGCCCTCAACGCCAAATACGAATTCGTCCACCCTGAAAAGCCCGACATCAAGGACCTGAGCCACATTCTGTGGACCGGCAAGCCCACCCGGCCTGAAGTGCATGCGCGCAACGCCGTTTTCTATGGCGACAAGGCCATCGACCGCTCGCCCTGCGGCACAGGCACCTCGGCGCGCATGGCGCATTGGCATGCGAAAGGGCTCCTGAAACCCGGCGACGATTTCGTCCACGAAAGCATCATCGGCTCCATGTTCGAAGGCCGTGTGGAGGCCGAAACGCAGGTTGCTAGCAAACCCGCCATCGTGCCTTCGGTCGCCGGCTGGGCGCGCGTCACGGGCTACAACACGATCATGATCGACGACCGCGATCCCTATGCCCATGGCTTTGTTGTCGTTTGA
- a CDS encoding NAD(P)/FAD-dependent oxidoreductase — protein sequence MGKTRSAEKFDVAIIGGGIIGIATAFRLAEAGLQVTLIERGAPANAASRGNAGAFAFPSILPLASPGILFKAPKWLFDPLGPLSIPPAQFPSVLPWLLRFFRASMPDRIEASTAAQAALNRLSETETANLTREAGLDHLVRHDGALELYESEASWRASLKSWERCEKAGIEVEHVEGARLAELQPGLSSRLVKGVFLPQWKTVSDPRDYALALLEIARVRGVQLIEGATVSRLTNGTEGVAVTLEDGRTLKAGHAVLAAGPWSNSLTALLGDKLPVTPERGYNTTLPPGSFDLKRQVIFPAHGFVVTPLATGIRVGGASELAGFDAPVNYKRARYMLDKAAGFLPGLKREGGTEWMGSRPSMPDSLPVIGRASSSPRILYAFGHGHLGLTQSAATARLITDLILERKTPIDISPFRPDRF from the coding sequence ATGGGCAAAACCCGGTCGGCAGAGAAGTTCGATGTCGCCATCATCGGCGGCGGCATCATCGGCATCGCCACCGCGTTCCGCCTGGCGGAGGCGGGCCTGCAGGTCACGCTCATAGAGCGCGGTGCGCCGGCCAACGCCGCCAGCCGGGGCAATGCGGGTGCGTTTGCCTTCCCCTCCATTCTCCCGCTTGCTTCGCCCGGCATTCTCTTCAAAGCACCCAAATGGCTGTTCGATCCGCTGGGGCCGCTCTCCATTCCGCCGGCGCAGTTCCCATCGGTTCTGCCATGGCTTCTGCGCTTCTTCCGCGCCTCCATGCCAGACCGCATCGAGGCCAGCACGGCAGCGCAGGCAGCCCTGAACCGGCTTTCCGAAACAGAAACCGCAAACCTCACGCGGGAAGCCGGGCTCGACCATCTGGTGCGCCACGATGGCGCTCTGGAGCTTTATGAGAGCGAGGCCTCATGGCGCGCATCATTGAAAAGCTGGGAGCGCTGTGAGAAGGCCGGCATCGAGGTGGAACATGTGGAAGGCGCGCGCCTTGCCGAATTGCAGCCCGGGCTCTCCTCGCGGCTTGTGAAGGGCGTGTTCCTGCCGCAATGGAAAACGGTCAGCGATCCGCGCGACTATGCGCTTGCCCTGCTGGAAATCGCCCGGGTACGCGGTGTTCAGTTGATCGAAGGTGCAACGGTCTCGCGTCTAACCAACGGCACAGAAGGCGTTGCTGTCACTCTTGAGGATGGCCGAACCCTCAAGGCCGGCCATGCCGTTCTCGCCGCCGGGCCGTGGTCAAACAGCCTCACTGCCCTCCTCGGCGACAAACTGCCCGTCACACCCGAACGCGGCTATAACACCACGCTGCCGCCCGGCAGTTTCGATTTGAAACGGCAGGTCATCTTTCCAGCACACGGCTTCGTGGTCACGCCGCTTGCCACTGGCATCCGTGTCGGCGGCGCGTCCGAGCTCGCCGGATTCGATGCCCCGGTCAATTACAAGCGCGCACGGTACATGCTCGACAAGGCTGCCGGCTTTCTGCCGGGGCTGAAGCGCGAAGGCGGAACGGAGTGGATGGGCTCGCGCCCCTCCATGCCGGATTCGCTTCCGGTCATCGGCCGTGCCTCCTCCAGCCCGCGCATTCTTTATGCCTTCGGCCACGGCCATCTGGGGCTCACCCAATCGGCGGCAACGGCACGGCTCATCACCGATCTGATCCTCGAGCGAAAAACACCCATCGACATATCGCCCTTCCGGCCCGACCGATTTTGA